GGGAACTTTCCAGGAAGGAACGATAAGCGTAACTCCATTCGGAATGCAGAGGATCTATGACTCTATGAGGGCTTATTGGGTTGAGGTAGACTTCGATGTTAGGGGAGATGTATTCGCGGCTGGCGTTAACAATGCGGATGAGAAGATCAGACCAAACGATTTTGTGGGTATAGTCAGGGATGATAAAGTTGTTGCCGTTGGTAAGGCCGTTTTAAGTGGTGAGGAAATGGTTAGGGCAAAGAAGGGAATAGCAGTTAAGGTTAAGAAGAGAGCTAAGTGATTTATACATCCTCGTTTATCTCACTTTCATGGAAACATTATTGTTGTTGGCCCTGATGTTGGCAACTGCAAAGTTCTCAGGCTGGTTATTTGAGAGGTTCAAGCAACCGATAGTTCTCGGTCAAATCCTTGCTGGAATTCTAATTGGCTTGCTTATTGAAAGGAATGAAATAATATGTGAGTTTGCAAATTTGGGCGTTTTAATGCTTCTGTTTTTAGCTGGGATAGAGAGCGATCTTGAGGAATTTAAGAGAGTTGGAAAACCTAGTGTTTTAGTTGCTGTAATGGGCGTTCTCTTCTCTTTCATCTTCGGATTTCTAGTTGCTTATCCCTTCTTTGGCTTTCAAAAGGCCCTCCTTTATGGTGCCATAATGACACCAACGAGCGTTAGCATAACTGTGAAGGTCCTAATGGAGCTCGGAAAGCTGAGAACGAAGGAAGGAGCTACCATACTTGCTGCAGCAGTCGTTGATGATGTTCTTGGAATCCTCGTACTAACGATAGTTATATCGATGTTGAGGGAAGGGAGAATAGATTACACAACGATACTTGAAGTTATACTTGAGGTTGCTGGATTTTTGGCCGTTTTCCTTTATGTTGGCCCCGTTGTCATGGAAAACATCTTTAGAAGATTGTCCAGAATAGATCTTCCGGAGTCAATGACATCCTTCACCGTTGTGTTCTTAGTTCTATTTGCTTACCTAGCTGAACACCTTAACATGGCTTCCATACTAGGGGCGTATCTCATAGGTTTAGCAATAGGACAGACAAGTTATAGGAAGAGGATAGAGGATCCAATGAACGTCTTGGGATATTCGATTTTCATTCCAATATTCTTTGTTGAGGTTGGCATGAGAATAGATCCAAGATTTCTGCTGGAGGCTAAACTGTTTGCATTTCTCTATGCGTTCTTTGCAATAATTAGTAAGGTAATCGGCTGTGGTCTTGGAGCCTACCTTTCAGATTTTGATGTCAGATCTTCCCTGAGAGTTGGAGTTGGCATGATCCCAAGACTTGGTGTTGAATTGGCGATGATAAGTACAGCAATGACCGCTGGTATCGCGGGAAGTGATGTTTTAACTGTTGCAATGACGATGGTCTTTTTGACAACTCTGATAACACCAATCATGCTGAAGAAAACATACATAATTAGGTAGCTCCTTTTTTCATTTTCTCGGCTCTTCTTTCTCCTTCCTCCAATTTCATTGCTCATCACTCACAAATTTGCAAAATATTTGGCTAGATTGTTATAAAACTTTTAGTAGTAATGCTAAAAAGTTAGGAGAAATGTCCATTTCCATTTTTTAAGTTTAGATGTATGATTTGCTGTATCCTTTAAAAATGGGATGATATATTGGCAAATTTACATGGAGAACCTTAATATATTAGCATGATAACTTTTAGTATTTGAAAGTGATTGCGGAGGTAGGAATAATGGGCAAATATGGGATATTTTACAGATGGCTACTTCCGGCGATAATCTTCCAATCGGTCTTCATGGGAGGAGGATTCACAACCGGTAGAGAGGTCATGGAGTACGCCGGAAAATACGGAGTTTACGGTATATACTCAGTGATACTGGCAACTGTGTTGTTCTTCATCTCTGCGGCACTTTCTTACGAAGTTGCAAGGGTTTTCAGGGCCTTCGACTATAGAACATGGGTTAAACAGATCATATGGAAGTTCTGGCCGATATTTGACATAGCTTATGTAATCCTTGCGATAATAGTTATAGCGGTTGTGGGATCAGCCGCCGCAAACATCCTCGAGGACATGTTTGGTCTTCCATACATGCTCGGTGCAATAGTTATAATTTCAACTGTTGGAATTCTTCACTTCTATGGAAGGAGGGCAATAGAGGCGTTCGAGACTATAGGGACGGTGATCTTATACATAATGTACATAATTCTCTGGGCAGTAACTCTCAAGGCAGCGTGGGGGAACATCAGCGAGGCCTTCTCTGCCGGTCTCGGGACGGGAAGCCCAGGAAAAGCCGCCATCTCTGGAATCCAGTACTTTGCGTACAACATGGTAGTAGTACCGGCAGTTCTCTTCACCTTGGATAGACTTGAAAGCAGGAAAGATTCGATCATAGCAGGACTGAATTCGGCACTGTTCGTTGGAATTGCATTCTTCCTTACATGGCTGAGCCTGCTAGGATTCTACACAAATGAGAAGGTTGTAAATGCTCCAGTGCCGTGGTATGAGATAATGAAGATAGTTGGGGCAACATGGCTCAGAGGCTTCTATGTGATTGCAGTGTTCTGGACCTTGATTGAGACTGGAACCGGAATGATACATTCGATAGTCAGGAGAATAGAGGTTCAGATGGAGGAGATGAAAGGAGTTTCATTCACGCGCAAACAGGAGGCATTGCTCGCAACCTTGATAATAATCCTTGCAATATTAATGGCAAAGTTCGGAATAATAGCCCTAGTAGCAAAGGGGTACGGAACCCTTGCCTGGGTCTTCTTCGTGATACTCTTCATTCCATTAGTGACAATTGGTGTTATTAGAATCCTAAATCCAAACTGGATGAAAGAATTTTGGGAAAAGGCTTAACCTAATTTAATTTTTTGAGGTGATTAACATGACAAAGTGGGATGAAATTAAGAAATACACATCAAAGAAGGTTGATGAAAATCTGAAGGTTGTTGAACTAGACGAGAAGTACTTACCAAGGGCAATTGGGTTCAAGTACTATCCCCTTGTGATTGAAAGGGCAAGAGGCTCAAGGGTTTGGGACAAGGATGGAAATGAGTACATAGACTTCCTTACAAGCGCCGCCGTCTTCAACGTTGGCCATGCGCATCCAAAGGTCGTTGAAGCAATAAAAGAACAGGTGGACAAGTTCCTCAACTACACGATAGGTTACCTATACACGGAGCCTCCAGTAAAGCTTGCGAAGCTTCTCACCGAGATAACTCCAGGGAACTTTGAGAAGAAAGTTACGTTCGGCTTTTCAGGTTCTGACGCCGTGGATTCCTCGATAAAGGCCTCGAGAGCATACACAAAAAAGGTACACATAATAAGCTTCAGACACTCCTACCATGGAATGACGTATGGGGCCCTCTCAGTAACTGGAATAGTGGATGAGAATGTGAAGTCGGTAGTGCAGCCAATGAGCAACGTCCACATAGTTGACTATCCAGATCCATACAGGAATCCATGGAACATTGATGGATATGAAAATCCCTCTGAGCTTGCAAACAGGGCATTGGATGAGGTTGAGAAGAAGATAAAGGAACTGAATGAGGACGTTGCTGGAATAATACTTGAGCCAATTCAAGGAGACGCTGGAGTGGTAATACCACCAACCGAATTCATGAAGGGTCTCAAAAAGCTAACGGAGGAATATGGAATAGTGTTCATTGACGAGGAAGTTCAGACTGGAATGGGAAGAACGGGGAAGTGGTGGGCTATAGAGCACTTTGATGTTGTTCCAGACCTGCTTGTATCTGCAAAGGCCCTAGGTGGAGGAATGCCAATCTCAGCGGTGGTAGGAAGAGCCGAGATCATGGACAGCGTTCCGTCTCCACTCTTCGTGTTCACCCACGTTGGTCACGCTGTTAATGCCTCAGCAGCCATCGCAACTATCAACGTGATCAAGGAAGAGAAGCTCGTTGAAAGGGCAAGAGAATTGGGTGATTATGCCATTAAGAGATTCAGAGAGCTCCAGGAAGAGTATCCTATCATTGGAGATGTCAGAGGAAGAGGATTGATGATAGGTGTTGACATAGTCAAGGAGGGAACTAAGGATCCTGATAGGGAGCTAGCTCAGAAGATATGCTGGAGGGCCTGGGAGAAGGGATTGATAATAATAACCTTCGGAAAGCATGGAAACGTTCTCAGAATAGCCCCACCACTCACAATCTCAAAGGAAGACCTTGATAGGGGAATAGAAATTATAGAAGAGGCAATAAAAGATGCGATAAATGGCAAGGTGCCAGACGAGGTAATCAAATTCCTAAGGGCCTGGTAGCTAGAACACCCTTGCATATCCCCATTTTTTAACGCTAGTCAGTATTGAGGTTTCCGTGCTCCTTATTCCATCTATTTTCGCCATCTTCTCAAGTATAAAGCGCTCCAATTCTTGAAGATCTCTGACTGTAACCTGCATAAAGATGTCGTGGGCTCCGGTGACTATGCCAAGAACATCAACCTCGGGAAGTTTTGCAAGCTCCTCAACGACCTGCCTAACCTTGGCAGGTTCAGCATCTATCGCTATGAAGGCAACTATCTCATAGCCAGCTTTAAATGGATTTATTAGAGCGGCAAACTTCCTGATAACCCCCTCCCTTATTAATCTATTAACCCTTGCTCTTACGGTGGACTCTGGCACGTTAATTCTTCTGCTTATTTCCGAATAACTCATCCTTCCATCTTCTTGGAGGAGCCTTAATATTGCCCTATCAATTTCATCGAGCTGAACTTTTCTTGAGTGGGCCACCCTTATCACCTTTCAAAGATATTTCATCAAATCCTTTTAAATATATGTTGCTAAACTAACAAAATCACCTTGTTATCTTTGGTTATAATCTTTCAAGTTGTCAGGGAGGAATGGGAAAAAGCTAAAGTTTCCAAATATCAATCCCTTAATTTGAGAAGGAGGTGGTAGATAATGGATGTTGGAAAATTAGAGAGCTTCATAGTTGAAAAAATGGCCGAAAGGAGAGTTCCAGGGATAAGCATTAGCATAATTAAGGATGGAGACGTTGTTTACGCAAAGGGGTTTGGGTACAGAAATGTTGAGGCAAGGTTGCCATCTACTCCAGAGACGATATATGGAATTGGTTCAATAACCAAGAGCTTTACAGCCCTTGCAATAATGAAGTTGGTGGAAGAAGGTGGATTAAGTCTGGATGATCCCGTTGAGAAGTACGTGGATATAAAGCTCAGACCATTT
The window above is part of the Pyrococcus sp. NA2 genome. Proteins encoded here:
- a CDS encoding Lrp/AsnC family transcriptional regulator produces the protein MIRVAHSRKVQLDEIDRAILRLLQEDGRMSYSEISRRINVPESTVRARVNRLIREGVIRKFAALINPFKAGYEIVAFIAIDAEPAKVRQVVEELAKLPEVDVLGIVTGAHDIFMQVTVRDLQELERFILEKMAKIDGIRSTETSILTSVKKWGYARVF
- a CDS encoding cation:proton antiporter, with the protein product METLLLLALMLATAKFSGWLFERFKQPIVLGQILAGILIGLLIERNEIICEFANLGVLMLLFLAGIESDLEEFKRVGKPSVLVAVMGVLFSFIFGFLVAYPFFGFQKALLYGAIMTPTSVSITVKVLMELGKLRTKEGATILAAAVVDDVLGILVLTIVISMLREGRIDYTTILEVILEVAGFLAVFLYVGPVVMENIFRRLSRIDLPESMTSFTVVFLVLFAYLAEHLNMASILGAYLIGLAIGQTSYRKRIEDPMNVLGYSIFIPIFFVEVGMRIDPRFLLEAKLFAFLYAFFAIISKVIGCGLGAYLSDFDVRSSLRVGVGMIPRLGVELAMISTAMTAGIAGSDVLTVAMTMVFLTTLITPIMLKKTYIIR
- a CDS encoding aspartate aminotransferase family protein, whose translation is MTKWDEIKKYTSKKVDENLKVVELDEKYLPRAIGFKYYPLVIERARGSRVWDKDGNEYIDFLTSAAVFNVGHAHPKVVEAIKEQVDKFLNYTIGYLYTEPPVKLAKLLTEITPGNFEKKVTFGFSGSDAVDSSIKASRAYTKKVHIISFRHSYHGMTYGALSVTGIVDENVKSVVQPMSNVHIVDYPDPYRNPWNIDGYENPSELANRALDEVEKKIKELNEDVAGIILEPIQGDAGVVIPPTEFMKGLKKLTEEYGIVFIDEEVQTGMGRTGKWWAIEHFDVVPDLLVSAKALGGGMPISAVVGRAEIMDSVPSPLFVFTHVGHAVNASAAIATINVIKEEKLVERARELGDYAIKRFRELQEEYPIIGDVRGRGLMIGVDIVKEGTKDPDRELAQKICWRAWEKGLIIITFGKHGNVLRIAPPLTISKEDLDRGIEIIEEAIKDAINGKVPDEVIKFLRAW